One window from the genome of Salvia splendens isolate huo1 chromosome 9, SspV2, whole genome shotgun sequence encodes:
- the LOC121749158 gene encoding stemmadenine O-acetyltransferase-like: MKIEIVCKEAIKPSIPTPTHLRDFKLSFIDERIPTVYSPLIIYYKNENMKQHEMVGRLKTSLSDALVEFYPLAGRMKGQIFVDCNDAGILYVEAQAHARISDIIKSPDSDVLDKLTPFPTTGFLSTLQEPLAVQITSFTCGGIAIGMCISHRIADHYSLSSFTKCWAAIARRDDSSLISPVFNSATVFPPRNTPDFRPNLKSPSVHPLAAEVTMKTFLFTPAAINALKLEITNTTSIANPSRVEAVTAFLWSRCAAACGSDASVACHPVNIRGKIPSLTENSFGNLFQMVFAESRGAASWIGLAEKLRSAFVALDVARLLGERGFEAAKENFMEISKHLAKGNVDVFRFSSMCRFPVYEADFGWGKPVWVSYAGVPNKNCVFLFDSVDMERGGVEAWVVLTPQAMERLQGDLSFLHFTSAFA, translated from the exons ATGAAGATTGAAATTGTGTGCAAAGAAGCGATTAAGCCTTCTATCCCTACACCCACTCATCTAAGAGACTTCAAACTCTCTTTCATCGATGAGAGAATCCCTACCGTTTACAGCCCATTAATTATTTACtacaaaaatgaaaacatgAAGCAACATGAGATGGTTGGTCGGCTGAAAACCTCTTTATCTGATGCTTTAGTAGAGTTCTACCCTTTGGCTGGCCGGATGAAAGGCCAGATCTTCGTCGACTGCAATGACGCCGGAATCTTGTACGTCGAAGCTCAAGCCCACGCCAGAATTTCCGACATCATTAAATCTCCCGATTCAGATGTTTTGGACAAGCTTACCCCTTTTCCCACCACTGGCTTTCTTTCTACTCTTCAAGAGCCATTAGCAGTTCAG ATTACCTCATTTACGTGCGGAGGAATCGCGATCGGGATGTGCATTTCCCACCGAATCGCAGACCATTACAGCCTCAGCTCATTCACCAAGTGCTGGGCGGCCATCGCGCGCCGTGATGACTCCTCGCTGATCTCCCCCGTCTTCAACTCCGCCACCGTGTTTCCGCCGCGCAACACGCCTGATTTCCGGCCAAATCTTAAAAGTCCGTCGGTCCACCCACTAGCAGCAGAAGTCACAATGAAAACATTCCTCTTCACCCCCGCCGCAATAAACGCACTGAAACTCGAAATCACGAACACCACCTCCATCGCAAACCCTAGCCGAGTCGAGGCCGTGACGGCGTTCCTGTGGAGCCGCTGCGCCGCCGCCTGCGGATCCGACGCGTCCGTGGCGTGCCACCCAGTCAACATCAGAGGAAAAATTCCGTCGCTAACGGAAAACTCGTTCGGAAACCTCTTCCAAATGGTCTTCGCGGAGAGCCGCGGCGCAGCGAGCTGGATCGGGCTGGCGGAGAAGCTGAGATCGGCTTTCGTGGCGCTGGACGTGGCGAGGCTGTTGGGGGAGAGAGGTTTCGAGGCGGCGAAGGAAAATTTCATGGAGATTAGCAAGCATTTAGCGAAGGGGAATGTGGATGTGTTTAGGTTTAGTAGTATGTGTAGGTTTCCGGTTTACGAAGCGGATTTCGGGTGGGGGAAGCCGGTTTGGGTGAGCTACGCGGGCGTTCCGAATAAGAACTGTGTGTTTCTGTTTGATAGTGTGGATATGGAGCGTGGAGGAGTTGAGGCTTGGGTTGTCTTGACTCCTCAAGCTATGGAGAGGCTTCAAGGGGATCTCAGTTTCCTGCATTTTACTTCGGCTTTTGCTTGA
- the LOC121747794 gene encoding GRAS family protein RAD1-like — MAYSYSVLPQDSFDDNDFKTFPILDDVIGAIWHPTLHDGAGDFKRLKKTPSLSELSDSSSTNNFIPRNSSASSLSSSGPQIRDRIKSYSQLYLEAEALDGPGGDGSEGNADEMKLVQQLISCAEAVACRDRAHASLLLSDLRAKALVFGSAFQRVASCFVQGLADRLAMVQPLGAAGYPTAPKMNIMDAASEKKEEALRLVYDICPYIQFGHFVANSAILEAFEGERLVHVVDLGMTLGLPHGHQWRNLIHSLAKRPGASPARLRVTAVGLSRDKFMAIGEELEACAAEAGVEFEFSVVHNNLESLKPEDVKVEIGEVMVVNTILQLHCVVKESRGALNSVLQIVHELAPKVMVVVEQDSSHNGPFFLGRFMEALHYYSAIFDSLDAVLPKYDTRRAKMEQFYFAEEIKNIVSCEGPVRMERHERVDQWRRRMSRAGFQPVPLKMAAQAKQWLSSINAGDGYTTVEEKGCVVLGWKSKPIIAASCWKC, encoded by the coding sequence ATGGCTTATAGTTATAGTGTCCTACCCCAAGATTCCTTTGATGACAACGACTTCAAAACTTTCCCCATTTTGGATGACGTCATCGGCGCAATCTGGCATCCCACCTTGCACGACGGCGCCGGCGACTTCAAGCGGCTTAAGAAAACCCCGAGCTTGAGCGAGCTCAGCGACAGCAGCAGCACCAACAACTTCATCCCGCGCAACAGCAGCGCCTCCAGCTTGAGCAGCAGCGGCCCGCAAATCCGCGACCGCATCAAGTCGTACAGCCAGCTCTACCTGGAGGCGGAGGCTCTTGACGGCCCCGGAGGCGACGGATCCGAGGGCAATGCCGACGAGATGAAGCTCGTCCAGCAGCTTATCTCCTGCGCCGAGGCCGTCGCCTGCCGCGACCGCGCCCACGCCTCCCTCCTCCTCTCGGACCTCCGGGCCAAGGCGCTCGTCTTCGGCTCGGCCTTCCAGCGCGTCGCCTCCTGCTTCGTGCAGGGCCTCGCCGACCGCCTCGCCATGGTGCAGCCTCTCGGCGCCGCCGGGTATCCGACGGCGCCGAAGATGAACATCATGGACGCGGCGTCGGAGAAGAAGGAGGAGGCGCTCCGCCTCGTCTACGACATATGCCCCTACATCCAATTCGGCCATTTCGTGGCGAATTCTGCTATATTGGAAGCCTTTGAGGGAGAGAGATTAGTTCATGTGGTGGATTTGGGGATGACGCTGGGTCTTCCCCATGGCCACCAATGGCGAAACCTAATTCATAGCCTGGCCAAAAGGCCAGGTGCGAGCCCCGCGCGCCTCCGCGTCACCGCCGTCGGCCTCTCTCGCGACAAATTCATGGCGATCGGGGAGGAGCTGGAGGCGTGCGCGGCGGAGGCAGGGGTGGAATTCGAGTTCTCTGTTGTGCACAACAATTTGGAGAGCTTGAAGCCGGAGGATGTGAAGGTGGAGATTGGGGAGGTGATGGTGGTGAACACAATCCTGCAGCTGCATTGCGTGGTGAAGGAGAGCCGCGGCGCGCTGAACTCGGTGCTGCAGATCGTGCACGAGCTGGCGCCGAAGGTGATGGTAGTGGTGGAGCAGGACTCGAGCCACAACGGGCCGTTCTTCCTGGGGAGATTCATGGAGGCGCTGCATTACTACTCCGCCATATTCGACTCGCTGGACGCGGTGCTGCCCAAGTACGACACTAGGCGGGCTAAAATGGAGCAGTTCTACTTCGCGGAGGAGATCAAGAACATTGTGAGCTGCGAGGGGCCGGTCAGGATGGAGAGGCACGAGAGAGTGGACCAGTGGCGGAGGAGGATGAGCCGCGCGGGTTTCCAGCCCGTGCCGCTGAAGATGGCGGCGCAGGCGAAGCAGTGGCTGAGCAGCATCAATGCTGGGGATGGCTACACCACTGTGGAGGAGAAAGGGTGTGTTGTTTTGGGGTGGAAATCTAAGCCTATTATTGCTGCTTCGTGCTGGAAATGCTGA